In the genome of Entelurus aequoreus isolate RoL-2023_Sb linkage group LG15, RoL_Eaeq_v1.1, whole genome shotgun sequence, one region contains:
- the LOC133629996 gene encoding retinol dehydrogenase 12-like isoform X1 yields the protein MHELAPDWPNAEVVATRWAGPARSYDGVDYDDVHFFPAAEGVTMFCRAVCCNRWSCEERLDGQTVIITGANTGIGKETARDLAARGARIIMACRDLERAEEARLEILEDTGNDNVVIRKLDLSDSRSIRAFAELINKEEKQVNILINNAGIMMCPYSNTADGFEMQLGVNHLGHFLLTYLLLDLIKWSAPARVVVVASVAHTWTSIRLEDLNSERSYDTMKAYGQSKLANVLFARALAKKLKGTGVSVFSLHPGVVQSDLWRHQHQCIQVAVKIFRIFTKTTVEGAQTTIYCAVQPGLESQSGGYFSDCAPARCSAAASDDDLAQKLWESSCSMLGITWQ from the exons ATGCACGAGCTCGCTCCCGATTGGCCGAACGCCGAAGTTGTCGCGACAAGATGGGCGGGGCCAGCGAGGAGCTATGATGGTGTGGATTATGATGATGTTCATTTCTTCCCTGCTGCTGAAGGTGTAACGATGTTCTGCAG GGCTGTGTGCTGTAACCGCTGGTCGTGTGAGGAGAGGCTGGATGGCCAAACAGTCATCATCACTGGAGCCAACACGGGCATTGGCAAAGAGACCGCCAGAGACCTGGCAGCTAGAG GCGCCCGCATCATCATGGCATGCAGAGACCTGGAAAGGGCAGAAGAGGCGAGATTGGAGATATTGGAGGACACTGGCAATGACAACGTGGTCATTAGGAAGCTGGATCTCTCTGACAGCAGGTCCATTAGAGCCTTTGCAGAGCTCATCAACAAAG AGGAGAAACAAGtgaatattttgataaacaacgcAGGCATCATGATGTGCCCGTACTCCAACACAGCTGACGGCTTTGAAATGCAGCTTGGAGTCAATCATTTGG GTCACTTCCTGTTGACTTACCTGCTGCTGGATTTGATCAAGTGGTCCGCTCCTGCTCGTGTCGTAGTGGTGGCATCAGTGGCTCACACCTGGACCAGCATCAGACTGGAGGACCTCAACAGCGAGAGAAGCTACGACACCATGAAAGCCTACGGACAGAGCAAGCTGGCCAACGTCCTGTTTGCACGAGCCTTGgccaaaaagcttaaag GAACCGGGGTGAGCGTGTTCTCGCTACACCCGGGTGTGGTGCAGTCCGACCTGTGGAGGCACCAGCATCAGTGCATCCAGGTGGCTGTGAAGATCTTCAGGATTTTCACCAAGACAACTGTAGAAGGGGCTCAGACCACCATTTACTGCGCCGTGCAGCCCGGCCTAGAGAGTCAGAGTGGAGGTTACTTCag TGACTGCGCCCCTGCAAGGTGCTCCGCGGCAGCCTCTGATGATGATTTGGCCCAGAAGCTTTGGGAGAGCAGCTGCAGCATGCTTGGCATCACCTGGCAGTGA
- the LOC133629996 gene encoding retinol dehydrogenase 12-like isoform X2, giving the protein MACRDLERAEEARLEILEDTGNDNVVIRKLDLSDSRSIRAFAELINKEEKQVNILINNAGIMMCPYSNTADGFEMQLGVNHLGHFLLTYLLLDLIKWSAPARVVVVASVAHTWTSIRLEDLNSERSYDTMKAYGQSKLANVLFARALAKKLKGTGVSVFSLHPGVVQSDLWRHQHQCIQVAVKIFRIFTKTTVEGAQTTIYCAVQPGLESQSGGYFSDCAPARCSAAASDDDLAQKLWESSCSMLGITWQ; this is encoded by the exons ATGGCATGCAGAGACCTGGAAAGGGCAGAAGAGGCGAGATTGGAGATATTGGAGGACACTGGCAATGACAACGTGGTCATTAGGAAGCTGGATCTCTCTGACAGCAGGTCCATTAGAGCCTTTGCAGAGCTCATCAACAAAG AGGAGAAACAAGtgaatattttgataaacaacgcAGGCATCATGATGTGCCCGTACTCCAACACAGCTGACGGCTTTGAAATGCAGCTTGGAGTCAATCATTTGG GTCACTTCCTGTTGACTTACCTGCTGCTGGATTTGATCAAGTGGTCCGCTCCTGCTCGTGTCGTAGTGGTGGCATCAGTGGCTCACACCTGGACCAGCATCAGACTGGAGGACCTCAACAGCGAGAGAAGCTACGACACCATGAAAGCCTACGGACAGAGCAAGCTGGCCAACGTCCTGTTTGCACGAGCCTTGgccaaaaagcttaaag GAACCGGGGTGAGCGTGTTCTCGCTACACCCGGGTGTGGTGCAGTCCGACCTGTGGAGGCACCAGCATCAGTGCATCCAGGTGGCTGTGAAGATCTTCAGGATTTTCACCAAGACAACTGTAGAAGGGGCTCAGACCACCATTTACTGCGCCGTGCAGCCCGGCCTAGAGAGTCAGAGTGGAGGTTACTTCag TGACTGCGCCCCTGCAAGGTGCTCCGCGGCAGCCTCTGATGATGATTTGGCCCAGAAGCTTTGGGAGAGCAGCTGCAGCATGCTTGGCATCACCTGGCAGTGA